A DNA window from Branchiostoma lanceolatum isolate klBraLanc5 chromosome 17, klBraLanc5.hap2, whole genome shotgun sequence contains the following coding sequences:
- the LOC136422365 gene encoding beta-1,3-galactosyltransferase 1-like has product MVRVKFRLALKTILTVCIMAGIFYVYLLDRPTPAPDLKRNVNLCGKDNSSNVSTSTEIDDNPHNYTFLINNPEKCGDNDVFLLVMVTSIPRNHAQRLAIRNTWGNESNVQGTVIKTVFAVGMTSDASVQRSLEQENSVYKDIIQENFIDSYRNLTIKTAMCLKWASGFCPMAKFVLKADDDTFVNVFNLVKHLAGLNATQARRFVTGRVYTGGKPVRKTYMVHEKRWCLTRKDYPRDTFPRYPGGYAYVISNDITRLIYEVSLTVQYLFIEDVNLGLCLEKLGIDPVHEERIVFWREVHSCNDDKISSHWFKTPDAMVNEWRHLISSC; this is encoded by the coding sequence ATGGTTCGCGTCAAGTTTAGACTTGCCTTGAAGACGATCTTAACCGTGTGCATCATGGCAGGAATCTTCTATGTCTACCTCTTAGACAGACCTACGCCAGCGCCAGACTTGAAACGCAACGTTAACCTGTGTGGAAAAGACAACAGCAGTAACGTTTCCACCTCTACTGAAATAGACGATAATCCACACAATTACACATTCCTCATCAACAACCCTGAGAAATGTGGCGACAATGACGTATTTCTCCTCGTCATGGTGACGTCAATCCCGCGAAACCACGCGCAGAGACTCGCCATTCGAAACACGTGGGGGAACGAGAGTAACGTTCAGGGAACCGTCATCAAAACGGTCTTCGCGGTTGGGATGACGTCAGACGCTTCTGTGCAGCGATCGCTGGAACAGGAAAACAGCGTCTACAAGGACATCATTCAAGAGAATTTCATCGATTCATATCGTAACTTGACCATTAAAACCGCCATGTGCCTCAAGTGGGCTTCAGGGTTCTGTCCCATGGCCAAGTTCGTCTTGAAAGCCGACGACGACACTTTTGTGAACGTCTTTAACCTGGTGAAACATCTTGCGGGATTGAATGCTACACAGGCAAGAAGGTTCGTGACAGGGCGGGTCTACACTGGTGGCAAACCGgtcagaaaaacatacatggtacACGAAAAACGGTGGTGTCTGACTAGGAAAGACTATCCCAGAGACACATTCCCGAGATACCCCGGTGGATACGCTTACGTCATTTCCAACGACATCACACGACTTATCTACGAAGTGTCCTTAACTGTGCAATACCTGTTTATTGAAGACGTGAACTTGGGTCTGTGTCTGGAGAAACTTGGGATTGATCCGGTACACGAAGAACGGATCGTCTTTTGGAGGGAGGTACACTCCTGTAATGATGATAAAATATCTTCTCATTGGTTCAAAACACCCGACGCTATGGTAAATGAGTGGCGTCATCTCATCAGCAGTTGTTAA